A DNA window from Selenomonas sp. oral taxon 126 contains the following coding sequences:
- the metA gene encoding homoserine O-acetyltransferase MetA, which translates to MPIKIPNNLPATNVLEGENVFVMNAARAYGQDIRPLRILILNLMPIKDVTETQLLRLLGNTPLQVEVDFIYTESYIPTHTSRDYLTEFYGTFAEVRHKKYDGFIITGAPVEQLPFERVAYWDEVAEIMQWSRKHAYSTFHICWGAQAGLYYHYGIPKYWTEKKIFGVFEHRLSVQHEPLLRGFDDVFYVPHSRHTETQRADIERVPELTILSEGDAGVYIIANLRRRQFFITGHAEYDPMTLKAEYDRDLAAGLDPDIPCNYYPEDDPNRAPVVRWRSVAHLLFANWLNYYVYQGTPYVLDSLDNADDWEYHSGL; encoded by the coding sequence ATGCCGATCAAGATACCAAATAATCTGCCCGCGACGAACGTCCTTGAGGGGGAGAACGTCTTCGTCATGAATGCGGCGCGCGCGTACGGTCAGGACATCCGTCCGCTACGCATCCTCATTCTGAACCTCATGCCTATCAAGGACGTGACCGAGACGCAGCTCCTGCGTCTCCTCGGCAACACGCCCCTGCAGGTGGAGGTGGACTTCATCTACACCGAGTCCTATATTCCGACGCATACCTCGCGCGACTACCTCACGGAGTTCTACGGTACATTCGCCGAGGTGCGGCACAAAAAATATGACGGCTTCATCATCACGGGCGCGCCCGTGGAGCAGCTGCCGTTCGAGCGCGTCGCGTACTGGGACGAGGTTGCCGAGATCATGCAGTGGAGCCGCAAACATGCCTACTCCACCTTTCATATCTGCTGGGGGGCACAGGCGGGGCTCTATTATCACTACGGCATCCCGAAGTACTGGACGGAGAAGAAGATTTTCGGTGTCTTCGAGCATCGCCTCTCTGTACAGCATGAGCCGCTTCTGCGTGGCTTTGACGACGTGTTCTATGTGCCGCACTCGCGGCATACGGAGACACAGCGCGCCGATATTGAGCGTGTACCCGAGCTGACCATCCTCTCCGAGGGCGATGCAGGCGTCTACATCATTGCGAATCTGCGCCGCCGCCAGTTCTTCATCACGGGACACGCGGAGTACGACCCCATGACGCTCAAGGCAGAGTACGACCGCGATCTCGCGGCGGGACTCGACCCCGACATTCCGTGCAACTACTACCCCGAGGACGACCCGAACCGCGCGCCCGTTGTGCGCTGGCGCAGCGTCGCCCACCTCCTCTTTGCGAACTGGCTGAACTACTACGTCTACCAAGGCACGCCGTACGTGCTGGACAGCCTCGACAATGCGGACGACTGGGAGTACCACTCCGGACTTTGA
- the mce gene encoding methylmalonyl-CoA epimerase, which yields MFKVLAVDHIGVAVKDLEEGKNFWSDIIGIPCTNQETVAEQKVTTTFHPTPNGSEIELLIGTADDSPITKYIEKKGEGIQHIALRVDNIENAIADLMAKGVKMIDEKPRIGAGGAKIAFLHPKSTKGVLLEICEHEDR from the coding sequence ATGTTCAAGGTTCTGGCAGTGGATCACATCGGCGTTGCCGTGAAAGATCTCGAAGAGGGGAAGAATTTCTGGTCGGATATCATCGGAATCCCCTGCACGAATCAGGAGACCGTCGCGGAGCAGAAGGTCACGACGACGTTCCATCCGACGCCGAACGGCAGCGAGATTGAGCTGCTGATCGGCACGGCGGACGACAGCCCGATCACGAAATACATTGAGAAGAAGGGCGAGGGCATCCAGCACATCGCTCTGCGTGTTGACAACATCGAGAACGCAATCGCCGACCTCATGGCGAAGGGCGTCAAGATGATCGACGAGAAGCCGCGCATTGGTGCGGGCGGTGCGAAGATTGCGTTCCTCCATCCGAAATCGACGAAGGGCGTTCTCCTCGAGATCTGTGAGCACGAGGATCGCTAA
- the meaB gene encoding methylmalonyl Co-A mutase-associated GTPase MeaB gives MDIAAEVLKGNRLALSRAITAIENERANATDIMKALYPHTGHAYVLGITGPPGAGKSTMTDKIAKEYRKRGKTVGIIAVDPTSPFSGGAILGDRIRMNDLTLDEGVFIRSMGTRGSLGGLSHKTADAVKVMDAFGKDIIFVETVGVGQSEVDIVRAADTTMVVLIPGMGDDIQAIKAGILEIGDVFAINKSDLDGADKLVREINMMLDLDDHMSDWRPPIRKVVANRGEGIAELVDTIEEHRAHIEGNGVLTERRTRRTCDEMMDILHAGVRRHIEHRIVDTGRLDDYVAQIKAHETDPYTVVGDVMAEMLS, from the coding sequence ATGGATATTGCAGCCGAAGTGCTGAAGGGCAACCGCCTCGCGCTCTCGCGCGCCATCACGGCGATCGAGAACGAGCGGGCGAATGCAACCGACATCATGAAAGCGCTCTATCCGCATACGGGACATGCCTATGTTCTCGGCATTACCGGCCCTCCGGGTGCGGGCAAAAGCACCATGACGGACAAGATTGCCAAGGAATACCGCAAGCGCGGGAAAACCGTCGGCATCATCGCCGTCGACCCCACAAGCCCTTTTTCCGGCGGTGCGATCCTCGGCGATCGCATCCGCATGAATGACCTGACCCTCGACGAGGGCGTCTTTATCCGCAGCATGGGAACGCGTGGCAGCCTCGGCGGCCTCTCGCACAAGACTGCGGACGCAGTAAAGGTCATGGATGCGTTCGGCAAGGACATCATCTTTGTCGAGACCGTCGGCGTCGGGCAGTCCGAGGTGGATATCGTGCGGGCGGCGGACACTACCATGGTTGTACTGATTCCGGGCATGGGCGATGACATCCAGGCAATCAAGGCGGGCATCTTGGAGATCGGCGACGTGTTCGCCATCAACAAGTCCGATCTTGACGGCGCGGATAAGCTCGTCCGTGAGATCAATATGATGCTGGATCTGGACGATCATATGTCGGACTGGCGGCCGCCGATCCGCAAGGTCGTCGCAAATCGCGGCGAAGGGATCGCGGAGCTGGTTGACACCATCGAGGAACACCGTGCCCACATTGAAGGCAATGGCGTCCTCACAGAGCGGCGCACACGCCGCACGTGCGATGAGATGATGGATATCCTGCACGCAGGCGTCCGCCGTCACATCGAGCACCGCATTGTCGATACGGGCAGGCTCGACGACTATGTGGCGCAGATCAAGGCGCATGAGACCGACCCCTACACCGTAGTGGGCGATGTCATGGCCGAAATGTTATCGTAA
- a CDS encoding histidinol-phosphatase yields the protein MRFDYHMHLEYGSYDEDYAEGFFRAAEERGVHEIGFSEHSHTFPEFEQLYYDDLILDDSFVGSFQRKWLKSNKFKYTLDEYFAFIEKLRKKHKVLAGIEVCNFQNQEAVGEILRAYPFDYVIGSVHFLRGWAYDTGAIKAEWDNHPLTDIYEWYTEEVEKLAASRLYDALGHPFNIRLYRHFPDFDVTPYLERVAQAMKAADMIVDLNTGTYYRYPVEEFSPYPDFMRMAREYELPIITTSDAHKPEDCARYNEEAVQYARSFAFTEQIRFTGGRARERVALV from the coding sequence ATGCGTTTTGACTATCATATGCATCTGGAATACGGTTCCTATGACGAGGACTACGCCGAGGGATTCTTTCGCGCGGCGGAGGAGCGCGGCGTCCATGAGATTGGCTTCTCCGAGCACTCGCATACCTTCCCGGAGTTCGAGCAGCTCTACTACGATGACCTCATCCTCGACGATTCGTTTGTGGGCAGCTTTCAGCGCAAATGGCTGAAATCGAACAAATTCAAGTATACGCTCGACGAATACTTTGCGTTCATCGAGAAGCTGCGGAAAAAGCACAAGGTGCTTGCGGGGATCGAAGTCTGCAACTTTCAAAATCAGGAGGCGGTCGGAGAGATCCTCCGCGCCTATCCGTTTGACTATGTGATTGGCTCCGTGCACTTTTTGCGCGGCTGGGCGTACGATACGGGGGCGATCAAAGCGGAGTGGGACAATCATCCGCTCACGGATATCTACGAATGGTATACCGAGGAAGTGGAAAAACTCGCGGCGTCGAGACTCTACGATGCCCTCGGACATCCGTTCAACATCCGTCTCTACCGACATTTCCCCGATTTCGACGTGACTCCGTATCTGGAACGCGTCGCGCAGGCGATGAAGGCGGCGGATATGATCGTCGACCTCAACACGGGGACGTACTACCGCTACCCCGTGGAGGAGTTCTCGCCGTATCCGGACTTTATGCGCATGGCGCGGGAATACGAGCTGCCGATCATCACAACCTCGGACGCGCATAAGCCCGAGGACTGTGCACGCTACAACGAGGAGGCGGTGCAGTACGCACGCTCCTTTGCCTTTACAGAACAGATACGATTCACGGGCGGCCGCGCACGGGAACGTGTCGCATTGGTCTGA
- a CDS encoding acetyl-CoA hydrolase/transferase family protein, with the protein MIDISDRIPKSLADKVVSAETAAEYFADGMTIGASGFTPSGYPKAVTLAIAERMKKNPFKVNIWTGASTGPELDGALAEAGGILQRLPYQTNTPLRNAINSGLVNYIDMHLSEVAQQSREGFLGKIDVALVEAVAITEEGIIPSTSVGNTPSFIQSADVVIVEVNTSQPMELVGMHDIYIPLDPPNRLPIPITKAGDRIGTTFMPCPLEKIKYVVPCDITDKTRPLAPLDDAARKMGAFTVELLKKEIAEGRMPKGLLPLQSGVGNVANAVIAGFVNSDFTDLEVYTEVIQDGMFDLADAGKLKFASGTAFSPSPDGLQRFYKDIDKYKKIMMLRPQEISNNPEVVRRLGVIAMNTAIEVDIYGNVNSTHVTGTKMMNGIGGSGDFARNAYLTIFYTQSEAKGGKISSIVPFCSHIDHGAHDVDIVITEQGVADLRGKSPRERALEIINNCAHPDFRPILLDYYERALAATKGAQTPHLLDEALSFHQRFLATGSMQK; encoded by the coding sequence ATGATCGATATTTCCGATCGCATACCCAAGTCCCTTGCGGACAAAGTTGTGAGCGCGGAGACGGCGGCAGAGTACTTTGCCGACGGCATGACCATCGGTGCGAGCGGTTTTACGCCGTCCGGCTATCCGAAGGCGGTCACGCTTGCCATCGCCGAGCGCATGAAGAAGAATCCGTTCAAGGTGAACATCTGGACGGGTGCTTCGACGGGACCCGAGCTCGACGGTGCGCTCGCCGAGGCGGGCGGCATCCTGCAGCGTCTGCCCTATCAGACGAACACGCCGCTGCGCAACGCGATCAACTCCGGCCTCGTCAACTACATCGACATGCACCTCTCCGAGGTGGCGCAGCAGTCGCGCGAGGGCTTCCTCGGCAAGATCGACGTCGCACTCGTTGAGGCGGTTGCCATCACTGAGGAGGGCATCATCCCCTCTACCTCGGTTGGCAATACGCCGTCGTTCATCCAGAGTGCGGACGTGGTCATCGTCGAGGTGAACACGAGCCAGCCGATGGAGCTGGTCGGCATGCACGACATCTACATCCCCCTCGATCCGCCGAACCGTCTGCCGATTCCCATCACGAAGGCGGGCGACCGCATCGGTACGACTTTCATGCCCTGCCCGCTGGAGAAGATCAAGTACGTCGTCCCCTGCGACATCACGGACAAGACACGTCCGCTCGCGCCGCTCGATGATGCGGCGCGCAAGATGGGCGCGTTCACGGTCGAACTCCTCAAGAAGGAGATCGCCGAGGGGCGTATGCCGAAGGGGCTCCTCCCCCTGCAGTCGGGCGTCGGCAATGTTGCAAACGCGGTTATCGCGGGCTTTGTGAACTCCGACTTCACGGATCTCGAGGTCTACACCGAGGTCATTCAGGACGGCATGTTCGACCTTGCCGATGCGGGCAAGCTGAAGTTTGCGTCGGGCACGGCGTTCTCGCCCTCGCCTGATGGACTCCAGCGCTTCTACAAGGACATCGATAAGTACAAGAAGATCATGATGCTCCGTCCGCAGGAGATCTCGAATAACCCCGAGGTTGTCCGCCGTCTTGGCGTCATCGCGATGAACACGGCGATCGAGGTCGACATCTACGGCAACGTCAACTCTACCCATGTCACGGGCACGAAGATGATGAACGGCATCGGCGGTAGCGGCGACTTCGCGCGCAACGCCTACCTCACGATCTTCTACACGCAGTCCGAGGCAAAGGGCGGCAAGATCTCGTCCATCGTTCCGTTCTGCTCGCACATCGACCACGGTGCGCATGATGTCGACATCGTCATCACGGAGCAGGGCGTTGCAGATCTGCGCGGCAAATCCCCGCGTGAGCGCGCGCTCGAGATCATCAACAACTGCGCGCATCCGGACTTCCGTCCGATCCTGCTCGACTACTACGAGCGTGCACTTGCAGCGACCAAGGGCGCACAGACGCCGCACCTGCTCGACGAGGCGCTTTCCTTCCATCAGCGCTTCCTCGCAACGGGGTCGATGCAGAAATAA
- a CDS encoding cobalamin B12-binding domain-containing protein, which translates to MAEKIRVLVAKPGLDGHDRGAKVVARALRDAGFEVVYTGLRQTPEEIAEAALQEDVNVVAMSILSGAHPHLFPKVVNLLREKGMDDVLVIGGGVIPEGDIPALKDAGVAAVFTPGTPTGEVVDFIKEHVA; encoded by the coding sequence ATGGCAGAGAAAATCAGAGTGCTCGTTGCAAAGCCGGGTCTGGATGGTCATGATCGCGGCGCGAAGGTTGTTGCCCGCGCACTGCGCGACGCAGGCTTCGAGGTTGTCTACACGGGTCTGCGTCAGACCCCCGAGGAGATCGCCGAGGCGGCTCTGCAGGAGGACGTGAACGTCGTTGCGATGAGCATTCTCTCGGGTGCGCATCCGCATCTCTTCCCGAAGGTTGTGAATCTCCTGCGTGAGAAGGGCATGGACGACGTGCTCGTCATCGGCGGCGGCGTCATCCCCGAGGGCGACATTCCCGCACTCAAGGATGCGGGCGTTGCCGCAGTATTTACCCCCGGCACACCGACCGGCGAAGTAGTTGACTTCATCAAGGAACATGTGGCGTAA
- a CDS encoding acyl-CoA mutase large subunit family protein, with amino-acid sequence MSNEKIQAGLDKYNATVEKATAKFPARPHIPEQGLYTPLDIADTDYAEDIGFPGVYPYTRGVQPTMYRGRFWTMRMYAGFSTAEESNKRYRYLIESGATGLSCAFDLPTQIGYDSTDAIAEGEVGKVGVAIDSLADMEILFDQIDLGKVSTSMTINAPASVLLAMYIAVAEKQGVSADKLKGTIQNDILKEYAARGTYIFPPRPSMRLITNIFEYCSKNVPNWNTISISGYHIREAGSTASQEIAFTIADGIAYVEAAIKAGLSVDDFAGRLSFFWNAHNNVLEEVAKFRASRRIWAKVMKDRFKAEKPKSMMLRVHTQTAGSMLTAQQPNNNIVRVALQTAAAVMGGTQSLHTNSRDEALALPTEDSVMVALRTQQIVAYESGLADVIDPLAGSYYVEAMTNRIEAEAWEYIKKIDDLGGAVAAIEKGYIQKEIQDSAYKWQMDVESGARVIVGVNKFQVEEEAPKNLLRVDASVGEKQKAKVEAMKAKRDNAAVQAALADLKAACGDENENLMPHILAAVKTYATLGEICGVMREVFGEYEAHVNL; translated from the coding sequence ATGAGCAATGAAAAGATCCAGGCGGGGCTTGACAAGTACAATGCTACCGTCGAAAAGGCAACGGCGAAGTTCCCGGCGCGTCCCCACATCCCTGAGCAGGGGCTCTACACCCCGCTCGACATCGCGGACACGGACTATGCAGAGGACATCGGCTTCCCCGGTGTCTACCCCTATACCCGTGGCGTTCAGCCGACCATGTACCGCGGGCGCTTCTGGACGATGCGTATGTACGCAGGTTTCTCCACGGCGGAGGAGTCCAACAAGCGTTACCGTTACCTCATCGAGAGCGGCGCAACGGGACTTTCCTGTGCGTTTGACCTCCCGACGCAGATTGGCTACGACTCCACGGATGCCATCGCTGAGGGCGAGGTCGGCAAGGTCGGCGTTGCGATCGACTCCCTCGCCGACATGGAGATCCTCTTCGATCAGATCGACCTCGGCAAGGTCTCCACGTCCATGACGATCAACGCTCCGGCCTCCGTCCTCCTCGCGATGTATATCGCAGTGGCGGAGAAGCAGGGCGTCTCGGCGGACAAGCTCAAGGGCACGATCCAGAACGACATCCTGAAGGAATATGCGGCACGCGGCACGTACATCTTCCCGCCGCGTCCGTCCATGCGCCTCATCACGAACATCTTTGAATATTGCTCCAAGAACGTCCCGAACTGGAATACCATTTCCATCTCGGGCTACCACATCCGCGAGGCCGGTTCCACGGCATCGCAGGAGATTGCATTCACCATTGCGGACGGCATTGCCTACGTCGAGGCTGCCATCAAGGCAGGTCTGAGCGTCGACGACTTCGCGGGACGCCTCTCCTTCTTCTGGAACGCACACAACAACGTGCTCGAAGAGGTTGCGAAGTTCCGTGCGTCCCGCCGCATCTGGGCAAAGGTCATGAAGGACCGCTTCAAGGCGGAGAAGCCGAAGTCCATGATGCTCCGCGTCCACACGCAGACAGCAGGCTCCATGCTGACCGCACAGCAGCCGAACAACAACATCGTCCGCGTTGCACTCCAGACCGCAGCAGCGGTTATGGGCGGCACGCAGTCGCTCCACACGAACTCCCGCGACGAGGCGCTCGCGCTTCCGACCGAGGACTCGGTCATGGTCGCACTCCGCACGCAGCAGATCGTTGCGTACGAGAGCGGACTTGCCGATGTGATTGACCCGCTCGCAGGCTCCTACTACGTCGAGGCGATGACGAACCGCATCGAGGCAGAGGCTTGGGAGTACATCAAGAAGATTGACGATCTCGGCGGCGCTGTTGCGGCGATCGAGAAGGGCTACATCCAGAAGGAGATTCAGGACAGCGCCTACAAGTGGCAGATGGACGTCGAGTCCGGTGCCCGCGTCATCGTCGGTGTCAACAAGTTCCAGGTGGAGGAAGAGGCGCCGAAGAACCTGCTCCGCGTCGACGCATCTGTCGGCGAGAAGCAGAAGGCAAAGGTCGAGGCGATGAAGGCGAAGCGCGACAATGCAGCAGTGCAGGCTGCGCTCGCAGACCTCAAGGCGGCGTGCGGCGATGAGAACGAAAACCTCATGCCGCACATCCTCGCGGCGGTCAAGACCTATGCAACGCTCGGAGAGATCTGCGGCGTCATGCGCGAGGTCTTCGGCGAGTACGAGGCACACGTCAACCTGTAA
- a CDS encoding biotin/lipoyl-containing protein: MKKFNITVNGTAYEVEVEEVRAAGAAAPRAAAPAPAPAAAPAPAAPAAPAAPAATAGAGEQSVDAPMPGKIIEVKVAVGQAVKAGDTLLILEAMKMQNEIAAPADGTVKAVNVSAGQSVKVRESMVILG, from the coding sequence ATGAAGAAGTTCAACATCACTGTCAACGGCACTGCTTACGAGGTTGAGGTCGAGGAGGTACGCGCAGCCGGCGCTGCTGCACCGCGCGCTGCGGCTCCGGCTCCTGCACCTGCTGCGGCTCCTGCACCGGCAGCTCCCGCAGCACCGGCAGCTCCTGCTGCAACGGCGGGCGCCGGCGAGCAGTCCGTCGACGCTCCGATGCCCGGCAAGATCATCGAGGTCAAGGTTGCGGTCGGCCAGGCAGTCAAGGCCGGCGACACGCTCCTCATCCTCGAGGCGATGAAGATGCAGAACGAGATCGCTGCGCCTGCCGACGGCACGGTCAAGGCGGTCAACGTCTCCGCAGGCCAGTCGGTCAAGGTGCGCGAGTCCATGGTCATCCTCGGCTAA
- a CDS encoding Cof-type HAD-IIB family hydrolase: MIRLIFSDMDGTLLDEDGNLPRAFGVMYARLKERGTRFAPASGRQYASLVETFAPWQDELIFVAENGTLVMERGQELFSTPVDRTLALRVMEAGEGIAGVHAVFCGKRYGYLHEGDNTPDFRTELAKYVSKSMVVEDFAAVDDVPIKMAFCDPSGRAETSILPVMQAFLDHLQVTLSSAEWVDVYSQGVSKGVAARQIQERLGLTPDECAAFGDYGNDLELMDAVTHSFAMENAIPAVKERAHHRAPSNRENGVMTVCERILAGEFD; this comes from the coding sequence ATGATACGGCTGATCTTTTCGGATATGGATGGGACGCTGCTCGACGAGGACGGCAATCTGCCCCGCGCATTCGGCGTGATGTACGCGCGTCTGAAGGAGCGCGGCACCCGTTTCGCACCCGCCTCGGGACGGCAGTATGCCTCGCTCGTGGAGACCTTTGCACCGTGGCAGGACGAGCTGATCTTCGTTGCGGAGAACGGCACGCTCGTGATGGAGCGGGGGCAGGAGCTCTTTTCAACGCCCGTCGACCGCACGCTTGCGCTGCGCGTCATGGAGGCGGGTGAGGGAATCGCGGGTGTGCACGCCGTCTTCTGCGGAAAGCGCTATGGCTACCTGCACGAGGGGGACAATACGCCCGACTTTCGCACGGAACTTGCGAAATACGTTTCGAAGTCGATGGTGGTGGAGGACTTTGCCGCTGTGGACGATGTGCCGATCAAGATGGCATTCTGCGACCCGTCGGGGCGCGCCGAGACGAGCATCCTGCCCGTCATGCAGGCGTTTTTGGATCACCTGCAGGTCACGCTTTCGAGCGCGGAGTGGGTGGATGTCTACAGTCAGGGTGTGAGCAAGGGCGTCGCTGCACGGCAGATACAGGAGCGTCTGGGACTCACGCCCGATGAGTGTGCTGCCTTCGGTGACTACGGGAACGATCTCGAGCTGATGGATGCCGTGACGCACAGCTTCGCGATGGAGAACGCCATCCCCGCAGTGAAGGAGCGCGCGCATCATCGGGCTCCGAGCAATCGCGAGAATGGCGTCATGACGGTCTGTGAGCGCATCCTCGCAGGCGAATTTGACTGA
- a CDS encoding redox-sensing transcriptional repressor Rex, which translates to MQEHLSISKATVDRLPRYYRCLRQLTDEGVEIASSEELGRRLAINPEQIRKDLAFFGQFGKKGVGYYVAELKESIGGILGLDNHWNVAIIGMGHLGAALANYQGIARLGFRLAAIFDANPIVIGTRVGERRVEDIAYLAEIIAERDIQIGVIAVPAAHAQEVADQLVAAGIRGIWNFAPVKLKVPPSIPFVSEDLSVGLSALSYYLAHTSAEDGELSDKNLGN; encoded by the coding sequence ATGCAGGAACATCTATCGATATCCAAGGCGACCGTCGACCGGCTGCCACGTTACTATCGCTGTCTGCGCCAGCTGACGGACGAGGGCGTGGAGATCGCCTCCTCGGAGGAACTCGGCCGCCGCCTTGCCATCAATCCCGAACAAATTCGTAAAGATTTGGCGTTCTTCGGACAATTCGGCAAGAAGGGCGTCGGCTACTATGTCGCGGAGCTCAAGGAGAGCATCGGCGGCATATTGGGGCTCGACAATCACTGGAATGTTGCGATCATCGGCATGGGACACCTCGGTGCGGCGCTTGCAAACTATCAGGGAATTGCGCGCCTCGGCTTCCGACTTGCTGCGATTTTCGATGCGAATCCCATCGTGATCGGAACGCGCGTCGGCGAGCGCCGCGTCGAGGACATCGCCTATCTCGCGGAGATCATCGCCGAGCGCGACATTCAGATCGGCGTTATTGCCGTGCCTGCCGCACACGCGCAGGAGGTTGCCGATCAGCTTGTTGCGGCGGGCATTCGCGGGATTTGGAACTTCGCGCCCGTGAAGCTGAAAGTGCCGCCGAGCATCCCATTTGTCAGCGAAGATCTGTCCGTTGGACTCAGTGCGCTCTCGTATTATCTGGCGCACACGAGTGCGGAAGACGGGGAGTTATCAGACAAAAATTTAGGCAATTAA
- the mmdA gene encoding methylmalonyl-CoA decarboxylase subunit alpha, with the protein MSTVQEKIELMLEKKEHLMQGGGAKSIEKQHSKGKLTARERLNLLFDEDSFVELDMFVRHRCTNFGQDKKELPGEGVVTGYGTVNGRLVYAFAQDFTVEGGSLGEKHAHKIWKVMDLAMKMGAPCIGINDSGGARIQEAVDALSGYGGIFYRNTKSSGVIPQISVIMGPCAGGAVYSPALTDFIFMVKNTSQMFITGPAVIKSVTAEEVTAEALGGAMTHNSRSGVAHFAAENDEDCIDQIRYLLSFLPSNNMEEVPHVETGDDPNRQDESLNTLIPDNPNAPYDMKDVIRSLVDNGEFYEVHQHFATNIICCFARFDGRTVGIIANEPNVMAGCLDVDASNKSARFIRFCDAFNIPLVNLVDVPGFLPGVDQEYSGIIRHGAKMLYAYSEATVPKVTVITRKAYGGSYIAMCNRELGADQVMAWPTSEIAVMGPAGAANIIFRKDPDKDARTAEYIEEFATPYKAAERGYIDMVITPSETRPYIITALNALSSKREDNPAKKHGNIPL; encoded by the coding sequence ATGTCCACAGTCCAGGAAAAAATTGAGCTCATGCTGGAGAAGAAAGAGCATCTCATGCAGGGCGGCGGCGCAAAGAGCATCGAGAAGCAGCACAGCAAGGGCAAGCTCACCGCGCGTGAGCGCCTGAACCTGCTCTTCGATGAGGACAGCTTCGTCGAGCTGGATATGTTCGTTCGCCATCGCTGCACGAACTTCGGGCAGGATAAGAAGGAGCTGCCCGGCGAGGGCGTTGTGACGGGCTACGGCACGGTGAACGGCCGTCTCGTCTACGCATTCGCGCAGGACTTCACGGTCGAGGGCGGCTCGCTCGGCGAGAAGCACGCACACAAGATCTGGAAGGTCATGGATCTCGCGATGAAGATGGGCGCACCCTGCATCGGCATCAACGATTCGGGCGGCGCGCGCATCCAGGAGGCGGTTGACGCACTATCGGGCTACGGCGGCATCTTCTACCGCAACACGAAGTCCTCGGGTGTCATTCCGCAGATCTCCGTCATCATGGGACCTTGCGCGGGCGGTGCGGTCTACAGCCCTGCGCTCACGGACTTCATCTTCATGGTGAAGAACACGAGCCAGATGTTCATCACAGGCCCTGCGGTTATCAAGTCCGTTACGGCGGAGGAGGTCACGGCGGAGGCACTCGGTGGTGCGATGACGCACAACAGCCGTTCCGGCGTTGCACACTTCGCGGCGGAGAACGATGAGGACTGCATCGACCAGATCCGCTATCTGCTCTCCTTCCTCCCGAGCAACAACATGGAGGAGGTTCCGCACGTCGAGACGGGCGACGACCCGAACCGTCAGGACGAGAGCCTCAACACGCTCATCCCCGACAACCCGAATGCACCGTACGACATGAAGGATGTCATCCGCAGCCTCGTCGACAACGGCGAGTTCTACGAGGTGCACCAGCATTTCGCGACGAATATCATCTGCTGCTTCGCACGTTTTGACGGCCGCACGGTCGGCATCATCGCGAACGAGCCGAACGTCATGGCAGGCTGCCTCGATGTCGATGCGTCCAACAAGTCGGCGCGCTTCATCCGCTTCTGCGATGCGTTCAACATTCCGCTCGTCAACCTCGTCGACGTGCCGGGCTTCCTGCCGGGCGTCGATCAGGAGTACAGCGGCATCATCCGCCACGGCGCAAAGATGCTCTATGCATACAGCGAGGCGACTGTGCCGAAGGTCACGGTCATCACGCGCAAGGCGTACGGCGGCTCCTACATCGCAATGTGCAACCGCGAGCTCGGTGCAGATCAGGTCATGGCATGGCCGACGTCCGAGATCGCTGTCATGGGACCTGCGGGTGCTGCCAACATCATCTTCCGCAAGGATCCGGACAAGGATGCGCGCACGGCAGAGTACATCGAGGAGTTCGCAACCCCGTACAAGGCGGCAGAGCGCGGCTACATCGACATGGTTATCACGCCGAGCGAGACGCGCCCGTACATCATCACGGCGCTCAACGCACTCTCGAGCAAGCGTGAGGACAATCCCGCGAAGAAGCACGGGAACATTCCTCTCTAA